A genomic region of Nanoarchaeota archaeon contains the following coding sequences:
- a CDS encoding SDR family oxidoreductase produces the protein MKLLIFGATGKCGQHIIRQALKHKYEVTAFARNPKAITLRHERLKIAAGNVFSLPSIESAVKGHQVVICALGTNSKYPTRMLSEGTANIIKAMEKCRVKRLVCLTSLGALGTDGSHTLRKIMIPLFYRHVFTDKKRQLEEIMNSGLDWIVVRAVKMTNGPRTKHYHAALVRPIKNSVSRANVAAFVLKQVAHDKFLREMPIVSD, from the coding sequence GCACATTATAAGGCAGGCGCTAAAACACAAATACGAAGTCACTGCATTTGCAAGAAACCCGAAAGCAATAACACTGCGCCATGAGCGGCTAAAAATTGCAGCCGGAAATGTTTTCAGCCTGCCTTCGATAGAATCTGCTGTCAAAGGGCATCAAGTAGTCATTTGCGCGCTTGGGACTAACAGCAAATATCCGACAAGAATGCTCTCGGAAGGGACTGCAAATATCATCAAAGCGATGGAAAAATGCCGCGTAAAGCGGCTTGTATGCCTAACATCGCTTGGCGCGCTCGGCACTGACGGCAGCCACACCCTTAGAAAAATCATGATCCCTCTGTTTTACAGGCATGTTTTTACGGACAAAAAAAGGCAGCTTGAGGAAATAATGAATAGCGGCCTTGACTGGATTGTTGTGCGCGCAGTAAAAATGACTAACGGCCCGCGCACAAAGCATTATCATGCGGCGCTTGTGCGTCCGATAAAAAATAGTGTTTCGCGCGCAAATGTTGCCGCATTTGTTTTAAAACAGGTTGCGCACGATAAATTCCTGCGCGAGATGCCAATTGTGTCTGATTAA
- a CDS encoding NAD(P)H-dependent oxidoreductase gives MESKTLRNWKCSVCGYNHNGPAPPEECPQCSGSGKEFREYGGEQRLKYDGKKFDVLVINGSAHRGHNTDIMASIAENALRKRNVSYRRFDLNELRIKHCWCCYSIRDSACTYPCRNQLDDMPALHEMILDAKAVIIASPINWNSMSARLKDFLDRLTSIQNMVLLKKEAPATGKVFGVLINGHEDGAVKTMLDIFLYFQQMGYIFAPFGFAYKTHGAEHNSETDADFFRSDEKLKASVQGVVNNVVEMMNQGAEAKLKGKIIPVSE, from the coding sequence ATGGAATCAAAAACTTTGCGTAATTGGAAATGCAGCGTATGCGGATATAATCACAATGGTCCGGCACCGCCTGAAGAATGTCCGCAGTGCAGCGGTTCGGGAAAAGAGTTTCGCGAATATGGCGGAGAGCAAAGATTGAAATATGATGGCAAAAAGTTTGACGTCCTCGTCATAAACGGAAGCGCTCACAGAGGGCACAATACAGACATAATGGCAAGCATAGCAGAGAATGCGCTCAGAAAAAGAAATGTGAGCTACAGAAGATTCGACCTGAACGAACTGCGAATAAAGCACTGCTGGTGCTGCTACAGTATAAGGGATTCTGCATGCACTTACCCGTGCAGAAACCAGCTGGACGATATGCCTGCGCTCCACGAAATGATTCTGGACGCAAAAGCAGTGATAATTGCATCCCCCATAAACTGGAACAGCATGTCTGCGCGCCTTAAAGACTTTCTGGACAGGCTTACGAGCATACAGAATATGGTTCTCTTGAAGAAAGAAGCGCCGGCCACAGGGAAAGTTTTTGGGGTTTTAATCAACGGCCATGAAGACGGCGCAGTTAAAACAATGCTGGATATTTTTCTGTATTTCCAGCAGATGGGATACATATTCGCGCCTTTCGGGTTTGCGTACAAGACGCATGGCGCAGAGCATAACTCAGAGACCGATGCGGATTTTTTCAGGAGCGACGAAAAGCTGAAAGCAAGTGTTCAAGGCGTTGTAAATAATGTCGTCGAGATGATGAATCAGGGCGCTGAAGCGAAACTGAAAGGAAAAATTATTCCTGTCTCAGAATGA
- a CDS encoding Bro-N domain-containing protein: MTGHFATENALVVFQGKQIRRIWHKNEWFFSVVDIVASLTESANPNNYWKVLKHREPQLVTICNQLKMQSSDGKYYTTDCVNTQNAFRLIQAIPSLRAEPFKQWLAKVGYERVQEIENPEIAMKRMREIYAAKGYSEDWIEKRVRGIAIRDELTNEWEKRGVKADREYAILTAEISKATFGLTPTEYKDFKGLKKENLRDHMNDLELIFSMLGERATTEIARAKDARGFDENKEAANKGGTIAGDAKKKLEIETGRSVSTPENFLEQPENVKRLKRKIN; this comes from the coding sequence GATATGGCACAAAAACGAGTGGTTTTTCTCGGTTGTGGATATTGTAGCCAGTTTGACAGAAAGTGCTAATCCGAACAATTATTGGAAGGTTTTAAAGCATCGGGAGCCTCAGTTGGTTACAATTTGTAACCAACTGAAAATGCAATCCTCCGACGGTAAATATTATACTACTGATTGTGTCAATACTCAAAACGCGTTTCGCCTCATTCAAGCAATTCCATCACTTCGTGCAGAGCCCTTCAAGCAATGGCTCGCAAAGGTCGGCTACGAGCGCGTCCAGGAAATAGAAAATCCCGAAATCGCAATGAAACGGATGCGCGAAATATACGCGGCAAAGGGCTATTCAGAAGACTGGATTGAAAAACGAGTGCGCGGAATCGCCATAAGGGATGAACTTACAAATGAATGGGAAAAACGCGGAGTTAAAGCAGACCGGGAATACGCGATTTTGACCGCCGAGATTTCAAAAGCAACGTTCGGATTAACTCCGACAGAATATAAAGATTTCAAGGGCTTGAAAAAAGAAAATCTGCGCGATCACATGAATGATTTGGAACTCATTTTCTCTATGCTTGGCGAGCGCGCAACAACCGAAATCGCAAGGGCAAAAGACGCTCGAGGTTTCGATGAAAACAAAGAAGCTGCAAACAAAGGCGGAACAATTGCCGGAGATGCAAAAAAGAAATTAGAAATCGAAACAGGAAGAAGCGTTTCTACACCGGAGAATTTTCTGGAGCAGCCGGAAAACGTAAAACGTTTAAAACGCAAAATTAATTAA